The Sinorhizobium alkalisoli genomic interval CCGCATCGCCGGCGAATTGCGCAAGAAAGAGCCCCGGTCCCTTGATGGTCCTCATGCAAATTTCCTCCCTTTTGCCTCTCTGAGAAAACCGGCGTGCCGGTCAAGTGGTGGCCGTTGAGCGCTTCGTCCCCGCAATTTCGTGACAACCGACATACCTGCAACGTTGCAGGAGCCAAAAGCTAACAGAATTTCCGTCAGGGGCAATGGGCTTCTGCCGCCTTGTGGAAAAAGAACTCGTCACGCCGGCAGGAGCGCTGACCACGCCCCTGCCAAGGGACGGATGCCCGTCAGACGTAACGGTTGACGATGTTTTCCAGAAGTTCCTGCTTGCCGGATTTGGGCTGCGGATTGAGGTCGGCCTTCAGAACCCAGGCCTCGATCTCTTCGAGCGAGAAGCCGCCCTCGAGCATCTTCTTCGCTTCGGGTACAGCCCAGCCGGCGTAACGTTTGTCGAGCGGGGCCGAGAGCGCCTTGTCCCCGATCATCTTCGCCGCCGCCTTCAGGCCGCGCGCGCAGCAATCCATGCCGCCGATATGGCCGATCAGCAGATCCTCCGGATCGATCGACTGGCGGCGCAGCTTCGCATCGAAATTGGTGCCGCCGGTCTTGAAGCCGCCGCCGGACAGGATCTGATAGTAGGCGAGCGCCATTTCCGGAACATTGTTCGGGAACTGGTCGGTATCCCAGCCGGACTGGTAATCGTTGCGGTTCATGTCGATCGAGCCGAAGATGCCGAGCGCATTGGCAAGTGCCAGTTCGTGCTCGAACGAGTGGCCGGCGAGGATCGCGTGGCCCTGCTCGATATTCACCTTCACCTCGTTTTCGAGGCCGTATTTCTTCAGGAAGCCGTAGACGGTCGCGACGTCGTAATCGTATTGGTGCTTTGTCGGCTCCTGCGGCTTCGGCTCGATGAGGATCGTGCCCTTGAAGCCGATCTTGTGCTTGTATTCGACGACGAGATTTAAAAAGCGGCCGAGTTGGTCGAGCTCGCGCTTCATGTCGGTGTTGAGCAGCGTCTCATATCCCTCGCGCCCGCCCCAGAGCACGTAGTTCTCGCCGCCGAGCTTTTGCGTCGCGTCGATGCAGGTCTTCACGGTCGCCGCCGCGAAGGCGAAGACGTCCGGGTCGGGATTGGTCGCGGCACCGCCCATATAGCGGCGGTTCGAGAAGAGGTTCGCGGTACCCCAAAGCAGCTTTACCCCGCTGTCCGCCTGCTTCCTGGCGAAATAGTCGACGATCTCATTGAGGTTGCTGGTGTTCTCGGCAAAGTTCCGGCCCTCCGGGCGCACATCCGCGTCATGGAAGCAGTAGTAGGGCGTGCCGAGCAACTGGAAGAACTCGAAGGCAACGTCGGCCTTGAGCTTCGCCGCTTCCATCGTGTCCTTGAACCATGGACGCTCGAAGGTCTGTCCGCCGAAGGGATCGCCGCCCGGCCAGACGAATGTGTGCCAGTAGGCGACGGCGAAGCGCAGATGCTCCTCCATCCGCTTGCCAAGGACGATCTCGTCCGGATTGTAGTGACGGAAGGCAAGCGGATTGGTGCTTTCCGGCCCTTCATATTTGATCTTGGCGATATCGCCGAAAAAACCCGTGTTCACGGCTGGCTCCTCTCATGGACTCTGCAATGCCGGCTCTGTCCGGCCGTCTGGTGGAAAGGTAATCGTTTACAGTCCCTCGGGTGACCGGCACCGGCCGGCTGTGCCTGGCTCGTTACATCGTCGCTCCCTTGATTGCGGGGTAAAGCCGACGGTAGCGCCGGTAGGCGTCTTCATAGGCCGGCACCAGCGAGGCGTCGGGCGCGATCGTTTCCGCCGTCTCGGGCGCCGTGCAGACAGAAAACGCATCCGCGCCGGTCGCGGCGATCAGACCGAGCCGCGCCGAGCCAAACGCCGCACCGAAATCGCCATCGGCCGGTAGGTCGACCGGCAGGTCGAGCGCCGTCGCGATCGATTTCAGCCAATAGCGGGAGCGGGAGCCGCCGCCGATCGCAGTGACGCGGGAAAGCAACGTGCCGGCCGACCGCAAGGCTTCCAGGCTGTCGCGAATCGCAAAGGAAACGCCTTCGAGCACCGCCTGCGTCAGCACCGCTCGCGAGCTCTCGTGCCCAAGGCCGGCAAAGGCGCCGCGGATCGCCGCGTCGTTGTGCGGCGTGCGCTCTCCGGAGAGATAGGGAAGGAAGGTGACCGAACCGGGCGCCTTGAGCTCATCGCCAAGCTCTGCGGTGAGATCCGCCGCGCTCCTGCCGGTTACGCCCGCATGCCAGTTCAGCGCGTCGGTCGCCGAAAGTATGACGCCCATCTGATGCCATGTGTTGGGCAGCGCATGGCAGAAGGCATGAACGGCGCTTTCCGGATTGGGGAGATAGCGGGCGTTGGCGGAAAAGAGCACGCCGGACGTTCCGAGCGAGACGAAAGCATCCCCCTCGCCGACGGTGCCCATGCCGCAGGCAGACGCCGCATTGTCGCCGGCGCCGCCGGCCACGACGACGTTCTGGCCCATGCCCCAGCGGCTCGCAAGTTCCGGCCTCAAGGCGCCGGCCCCTTCGGTCCCCTCGACGAGGCTCGGCATCTGCCGCTCCTCGAGGTATGTGGCGGCAAGCAGACTCTCGGACCACCGGCGCTTGCCCGTGTCGAGCCACGACGTGCCGGCGGAATCCGACATTTCCGACATGTGCTCGCCGGTCAGCCACAGGCGGAGATAGTCCTTGGGCAGCAGGACCCAGCGCAGCTGCGCGAAGATCTCCGGCTCGTTTTCCCGCACCCAGGCGAGCTTCGGCGCGGTGAAGCCGGGAAAGACAATGTTGCCGGTGAGCGCGCGGAACTGCGGGTCGCTGTCGAGTTCGGCTGCTTCGGCGTAGCTGCGGGTGTCGTTCCAGAGTATGCACGGCCGAAGCACGGCGTCATGCTTGTCGAGAAGCGTTGCGCCGTGCATCTGGCCGGACAAGCCGATCCCGCGGACGGCGGCAAGCGCCTGTGAATGGGCCGCCTTGAGCCCGCCGATCGCCTCGTCAGCCGCACGGATCCAGTCGGCGGGATCCTGTTCCGACCAGCCGGGACGCGGGCGAGACACGTCGAGACCGGCCGAGGCGGAACCGACGATGCGCTGGTCGTCATCGATCAGCATCGCCTTGACGCCGGAGGTACCGAGATCCAGTCCGAGATACATGGGTATCCTCCTAAGCCTGCCCGTTCGGCAGATTGTCCTTCAGGAATATATCGATGCGGATGCGTTCCTGCGCCGCAATCACCGGCAGGCCGTCCGCCTTGGCCTTGAGGACGCGGATCGCGCTCCTGACCTCGTGGCCGGCATCCTGGTTGAGGATCACGTCGATCGTTCCGGAGACAAGCGCGGCGCGGCTATAGGGGGTCAGTTCGTGTGCAACCACGCAGATCGTTTCCGCCTTGCCCGCCGTCTCGAGCGCCGCGACGAGACCGCGATTGCCGGCGCCGAGACTATAGATGCCGGCAAGATCCGGCTGCGCAGCGAGAAGCGCCGCGACCAGCTTCTGGGCGAGCACCGCATCGTCCTGGCCCTCGATTACCGGCAGCAGCGCGCGGGCGCCGAAATGGTCGCGCATCACCGCATGAAAGCCTTCAAGCCGATCCCTGTGATCGCGCACGAGCATGGAGCCGGCCAGCACGGCGACCGGTCCTTCGCGGCTGCCGAGAAAGCGTCCGATCAGATTGCCGGCCGTGCGCCCGGCGGCGATATTGTCGATGCCGGCGAAATGATCGCGCGCCGAACCCGGCAGATCCGAGACGAGAGTCACAACGGCAATACCGTCGTCGCGAAGACGTTTCACCGCCGCGGTCACTTCTGGCGCATCGATAGCGACGACGGCAACGCCTGCCGGCTGTCGCCGATGCGCCTCTTCGAGTGCCTCCGCCAACGCCTGCGGATTGAAGGCCGGTACCGACAGAATGGTGATCTCCGTGCGCTCCGCCGCCGAGCGGGCGATCGCCGCCCTGACTTCGACCTCCAGGCCGCGCATGAAGGAGTTGTCGCCCGCCGGAACGATGAAAACCAGCGGATAGGTGCGGCCCTTTGCAAGGTTCGCTGCCGTGACGTCGCGTACGTAGCCAAGCGTTTCGATCGCCCGCTCGACCTTGTCGCGCGTCACGGCCCGGACGCCCGGACGCTTGTTCAGCACCCGGTCGACGGTGGCCAGGCTGACGCCCGCTTCGGCGGCGATATCGTGAACGGTTGGGCGCATCTTCTCCTCCTCGGGAATCCCCTTAGAGGAATTTCTGATGTACGTAAATCAAAAATGTATTGAGGGCGCCATTGGCAGGAGGGGATGGTTCAATACAAAAACGCCCGCAACGAGTTTGACACTCTTGCACCGTGGTGGCCCCTCACGCTTGTCCCGCAAAAGGCAACGGAACGGGAGCACAACGGCCACCATTCTCTCCGCCAACGCCTAGCACAGGCAAAGAGCGGCTGGAAAGTTGCCGCATCTCCCTCCGCCCTATGCGGGGTAGCTGGGCGGATGAGGGATTCGTAGCCTTTAATGCCCGCCGCCGGTGCTGCCATCCTGCGGTTTGCTGATCATCAGGACGCCGGTGATCATCACCAGGAAGAGTGCGGTCAAAAGCAGGAATATGTCGCCGAACGACATGATCGCCGCCTGTTGCTGCACCATGGCGGCCAGTTGCTTGACGGCGGCGGTCGTGCCGTCAAGGCCATAGGCGTCGAAATTCGCCGCCATGCTGTTGAGGCGATCCACCGCCTCGGGATTGCCCCATTGAACGTGCTCGGCAAGTCGGGCGTGATGGAAATCCTGCCGCGCTGTCAGGATCGTATTGATGATCGCAAGTCCGACGGCGCCGCCGAGATTGCGCGTCAGATTAAAGAGACCGGAGGCATTGCGGACGCGCTCGGGCGGCAACGTACCGAGCGCGATATTGTTGATCGGCACCATGCAGAGCATCAGCGAGCAACCGCGCAGGATCTGCGGCACGAACAGTTCCCAGAAGTCCCAGTCCGCGGTCAAATGGCCCATCATCCAGGTGCCCGCCGCGAATCCCGCAAAGCCGATCCCCATCATCAGTCTGGGATCGAGGCGCCCCGCCAGGAAACCTGCGACCGGCGCGGTGAAGAACATGGCGAGGCCCGAGACGAACATGGTCTCGCCGATCATCAGCGAATCATAACCGCGTATCCGGCCGAGGTAGAGCGGATAGAGATAGGTGAGTCCGTAGAGACCGATGCCCATGACGAAGGAGAAGAGTGAGCCGAATGTGAAGTTGCGGTTGGCGAAGGCCCTGAGATCGACCACAGGAAATTCCGCCGCGAATGCCCGGTGGAAGAACACAAGGGCACCGAGCGCGGCCGCGACCGCGCCCATGACGATATGTGTGTCATTGAACCAATCATTGGCGTTGCCTTCCTCCAGCACGTATTCGAGCGAGCCCAGAAAGATTGCCATCGAAAGAAGGCCCCACCAGTCGAACTTCTTCATCAGTCCCAGTTCCGGCTTGTCGAAGTCGATGAAGGTCCAGGTCAGCGACGCAACGATGATGCCGGGAATGACATTGACGAGGAACAGCCAGTGCCAGGAAAAGGCGTGGCTCAGATAGCCGCCGACCGTCGGGCCGATGGTGGGCGCCAACGTCGCGATCAGCCCGATGATTGGCGAGACGACGTTGCGCTTCGACGGCGGGAAGATGGTAAAGGCGGCGGCAAAGACCGAGGGAATCATGCCCCCGCCGATAAAGCCCTGGATCGCACGGTAGACGATCATCTGCTCTATGTTGGTAGCGGTCGCGGCGAGTGCGCTAGCCGCCGTGAAACCGGCGGCGGCGACGGAAAAGAGCACGCGCGTCGAAACGATGCGGGCGAGTGTGCCCGACAGCGGGATCATGATGACTTCGGCGATCAGATAGGCAGTCTGCACCCATCCGATCTCGTCCGAGCCGGCGGAGAGCCCCGCCTGGATTTCGGCAAGTGAGGCCGAAACGATCTGGATGTCGAGGATCGCCATGAACATGCCGACCACCATAGCCAGGAAAGCGATCAGCCGCCGCGGGTCCATGCGTTCTTCCGCGCCGACGGCGCGTGCCGCCACGACGCCCGCTGCTGCCGTTGCCGCCATCCTGGGCACTCCTCGCTTGTCGCTTACTTCGCCTCGGCGACCGTCGCGCCTTTCGGGGCCGTTCGGGTATCGACGTCGACAACGACGCTCAGCCCCGCGCGCAGATTGCCCTTGGCGAGCGCATCGGCCGGCAGCGTGATGCGGACCGGGACGCGCTGGGTGATCTTGGTGAAGTTGCCCGTGGCGTTTTCCGCCGGCAGCAGTGAGAAGACCGCGCCGGAGGCCGGCGAAATCGACGCGACGGTGCCTTCGATGGAGTGCCCGTCATAGGCGTCGACATGGATCTGGACCTTGGAACCCGGCACCAGATCCGCAATCTGCGTTTCCTTGAAATTGGCGTCGATATAGAGCGCGTTTACCGGCACGAGCGCCGCAAGGCGCTGTCCTGCGGAAACGAGGTCGCCGACCTGGACCGCGACATTGCCGACGACACCGTCATAGGGCGCCTTCAGCACGGTGAAGGCGAGGTCGCGGTTCGCCTTGTCGCGCGCAAGTTCAAGCGATCGGATGGTGCTCTCCGCTTCCTGGCGCTGCGCCTGGAGCACGGTGATATTAGCCTGGGCCGCGGCGATATTGGCATCCGCGCCGACGAGGTTCGCGCGTGCTTGGTCCAGTGCAACCTGTGCGCTGTCGCGAGCGGCGTCGGTCCCGAAGTCCTTTGACTGCAGATCGCTGGCTCGCTTCTGCGCCAGTTCTGCGCCCCTGAGCGCCGCCTCGAAGGATTCCTTCTGCGCTTGCGCCTGGTTGAGGCTTGCCTTCGCGCCGGCGATCTGCGCGTCGAAGCGGCTGAGCGCCAGCTTCTGCGTCAAAATCTGCGCCTCGGCCTGCTCGGCCGCGATGCGATAGTCGCCATCGTCGAGCGTGACGAGCGAGGCGCCGGCCTTCACGTGCTGGTTGGCGACGACATTGACCTTGGCGACATAGCCAGACACCTTTGGCGAGATGGTGGCGATATCCGCCTCGATATAGGCGTCGTCGGTCGTGACCATGAAGCGGCCGTTCGTCCACCAGTCATAGCCATACCAGCCGCCCGCCGCGAGCAACGCGAGGCCCAGAACCGGAAGTATCGGGTTTCGGCGCTTCTTCTGAGGCGCTGCCGTATCGGTCGATGGCCGTCCCCTCGCCGACGCCGCTTCGCCGCTCGGAGCCTCGACCTTGCCGGTGAGGTCCTTGACTTCGAAGTCATCGTCGACGGGACGGACGCGGGCAGCGCTCGAGATGCTGTTGCTGGACATGGGGACACCGGTCTGAATGAATGATTGCTAAAATTGACTGAACCGTTCGGTTCGATGTCGCTTGACATAGGGCCTTTGTCGCCGCATATCAAGTGCAAATCGAACCGATCGGTTCGAAAAACAAAGTGGTAAGAGGCGCCGACCGCTCAGTACCCCTTTCTTTTTATTGGATCCGATCGCGCCTATGGTTTTTGGATCGGCTCCAGAAACCAACGCGAAGCAGTGGAGAAGCCCGGCAATCATGAAGCCATCGAACAGCGACCAGCAGGAAAGGCATCCGCAGGAGCAGGAACAGCCGTCCACGAGCGGCGGCCGGCGACCCGCCGGCGCGGATCCGGTGAAGCGCGAGCAGATTCTCGAGGGCGCCAAACGCGTTTTCATGCGCAGCAACTTCGATGCAGCCAGTATGAACGACATTACCCGCGAGGCTGGCGTCTCAAAGGGCACTCTCTATGTCTATTTCGAGAACAAGGAAGACCTGTTCGAGGCGTTGATCGCGCGCGAGCGCAGCCGCATCGTCAGCAGCATCAAACAGTTGCTGAACGATCATGACTCCATTGAGGTCGCGCTTCACGATTTCGGCGTGGCCCTCGTGACCAGCATCACCTCCGACTACACGATCCGCGCGATGCGCACCGTGCTCGGTGTCATCGACCGAATGCCGCGGCTGGCACAACGCTTCTTCACCGCTACGCCGGAAAACGGCTATACCGTCCTGAAGTCCTATCTCGACCGGCAGGTGGCCAAGGGCATGCTGTCGATCGACGATACGGAGCTGGCAGCGAAACAGTTCATCGAGCTCTCCATGGCCGGCCTCTTCAAGGGCCGCCTCTTCGGCATGTGCGACGCGGTTCCGGCCGCACAGTTGGAAAAGAACGTGAGCTCAGCCATCCGCGTCTTCATGGCCGCCTATGGGCAGAAATCGCAAACCGGCTGAAACGGCACCCCGGGACACGCAGCGCCATTCTCGTCCAATCCCGCAATTGCGATCAAACGTGTCCGCCTGCGAGGCCGTATCAGCTGGATCGTCTGCCACGGGAGTGAACATGAGTGCCATCGGACGGGCGATCTGGTTCATTGAAAGCCATTTCGCCAGAGATATATCGCTGGAGCAGATTGCCGAGGCCGCCGGGCTGTCGCGCTATCATTTGTCGCGCGTCTTCGGCCTTGCGACCGGTCGTTCGATCAGCACCTATATCCGCGGGCGCCGCCTGAGCGGGGCGGCACGCCTCCTCGCCGACGGCAACTCGACCATTCTCGAGGTGGCCCTCGATGCGGGCTACGGCTCGCACGAGGCCTTCACCCGTGCCTTTCGCGAGCAATTCGGCGTGACTCCCGAATCCATCCGCAAGCAAGGGCATTTTCGCAACATCGAACTGATGGAGCCCATCAGAATGGACGACACACGCACCCTGAAAATCGACGCGCCGCGCTTCGAGGATGGCCCCGCGCTTCTCCTCGCCGGCCTGGCGGAGACTTATACCTACAATCGCACCGAGGGCATCCCCTCCCTCTGGCAGCGCTTCAACACCTATTTCGGCAACATCCCGGGCCAACGCGGCAATGTCGCCTACGGCGTTTGCACCCACGCGGATGCGGCGACCGGGAGCTTCCGTTACATGGCCGCCGTCGAAGTCGAAGACGCGGACTCGCTGCCGAACGGATTTTCGACCCTGAAGCTGCCGAAGCAACGCTATGCGGTGTTCCTGCATCGAGGGCACATTTCCGCGATCTCCAACACGGCTCAACACATCTTCGGGTCTTGGTTTCCGCAATCGGGACTCGAGCATGGCCAGACCCCCGACCTCATCGAACGCTATGACGAGCGCTTCGATCCGGAAACAGGCCAGGGCGTCGTCGAGATGTGGGTACCCATAAAGGAATGAGCGCATCATGCCGCAACGCCGCCGCGAAAGGCGCGGCGGCGCTTGCGACTTTCAGAAGTATCCCTAAATACTGCGGCGATCTTGCGCGACGACGCGCCCGGAGCGGGTTCCCGCTCTGCTTTGGTCTAGGAAAGGAAAAGATCGCCGATGCAGGAAATCCTCACACTCGTCCAAAGTCCCGAGGCTTGGGTCGCCCTGGTGACGCTCATCGTCATGGAGGTCGTGCTCGGCATCGACAACCTGATCTTCATCTCGATCCTCACCAACAAGTTGCCTGCAGCCCACCGTGTCAGTGCCCGCCGCATCGGCATCGGCCTTGCGCTGATCATGCGCCTGGCACTGCTCGGAACAATCGCGTGGATCGTGCAACTGACCCAGCCGGTCTTCGAAGCCTTCGGGCACGGCTTCTCCTGGAAGGACATGATCCTGATCGCCGGCGGCCTGTTCCTTGTCTGGAAAGCGACGAAAGAAATCCACCACAGCGTCGATCCGAAAGATCACGCGGAGGATTTCATCGCCACCTCAGCGATCAACAGCTTCACCGCAGCCATCGGCCAGATTCTGCTGCTCGACCTTGTCTTCTCCGTCGACAGCATCATCACCGCTGTCGGCATGACGCCGCACCTGCCGATCATGGTGGCCGCGGTTGTCGTCGCCGTTACAGTCATGCTGCTTGCGGCAACGCCGCTCGCCAACTTCATCGAGCGGAACCCGACCATCGTGATGCTGGCGCTCGCCTTCCTGCTGATGATCGGCACCACGCTGATCGCCGAGGGCATGGGCTTCCACGTCCCGAAGGGCTATGTCTATGCGGCCATGGCATTCTCGGCGCTGGTCGAGGGGCTGAATATGATGGCCCGCAATGCTCGTCTGAAGAGGCGGGCGGAAAAGCTCCACTAGCGCATGATCCGACCGGAGTGAAACGAGGATCGACAAGATCATGCGTCAAAAAGAAAGCGTTAGAGCGCCGATCTGATCCAGGCAGATCGAAACGCGCTCTAGCCGCCCCTCGATATGGGGGTCGGCATCGCGGACCTCCATGAGAATGAGCGGGCTCCGCCGTCCCGCGGCACGATCACCGCTACCGAAGCGTCTCCTTCCGGTTTCCGTTGACAGGAGGGGCTTTCTATGGTCTCACCCCTGCCGACTGGAATTGCCCGCCGATACCGCTGGTGCGGCGCCCTTGCGGGCGTTTCCTTCCCATAAAAAAGGCGCCCCGCCTGCGGGAGTACGCTCCGGCAGAGGGCCCCAAAGCACGTCAAGACGGGCAAGACCATGGCAGATTCAGGAGTCCGGGTGCGCATCGCGCCCTCCCCCACCGGCGAACCGCATGTCGGTACCGCCTACATCGCGCTGTTCAACTATCTCTTCGCGAAGAAGCATGGCGGCGAGTTCATCCTGCGCATCGAGGACACCGATGCGACACGCTCGACGCCGGAATTCGAGAAGAAGGTGCTCGATGCCCTGGAATGGTGCGGCCTCAAGTGGTCGGAAGGTCCCGATATCGGCGGCCCCTACGGTCCCTATCGCCAGAGCGACCGCAAGGATATCTATAAGCCCTATGTCGAGAAGATCGTTGCAAACGGCCACGGCTTCCGCTGTTTCTGCACGCCCGAGCGGCTGGAAGAGATGCGCGAGGCGCAGCGCGCCGCGGGCAAGCCGCCGAAATATGACGGTCTCTGCCTCAGCCTTGCAGCCGAGGAAGTGACCTCGCGAGTCGCCGCCGGCGAGCCCCACGTCGTGCGCATGAAGATCCCGACGGAAGGCTCCTGCAAGTTCCACGACGGCGTCTACGGCGACGTCGAGATCCCGTGGGATGCGGTCGACATGCAGGTGCTGCTCAAGGCCGACGGCATGCCGACCTACCACATGGCGAACGTCGTCGACGACCACCTGATGAAGATCACCCATGTCGCGCGCGGCGAGGAATGGCTCGCCTCCGTGCCGAAGCACATCCTGATCTACCAGTATCTCGGCCTCGAACCGCCGAAGTTCATGCACCTTTCGCTTATGCGCAACGCCGACAAGTCGAAGCTGTCGAAGCGCAAGAACCCCACGTCGATCTCCTATTACACCGCGCTCGGCTACCTGCCTGAAGCGCTGATGAACTTCCTCGGCCTGTTTTTCATCCAGATCGCAGAAGGTGAAGAGCTGTTGACGGTCGACGAGTTGGCGGAGAAATTCGACCCGGAAAACCTTTCGAAGGCCGGCGCCATATTCGACGTCCAGAAGCTCGACTGGCTGAACGCCCGCTGGATCCGCGAGAAGCTTTCCGAAGAAGAATTCGCCGCCCGCGTCTTCGCCTGGGCGCGCGAGAACGACCGCCTCATGGAAGGCCTCAAGCTCTCGCAGTCGCGTATTTCCAAGCTCGGTGAACTGCCCGACCTCGCCGCCTTCCTGTTCAAGTCGGACCTCGGCCTGCAGCCCGCCGCCTTTGCCGGCGTCAAGGCTTCGCCCGAGGACATGCTGGAAATCCTGAACACGGTACAGCCGCATCTCGAGAAGATCCTCGAATGGAACAAGGAGTCGATCGAGGCGGAACTGCGCGCCGTCGCCGAAGCGACCGGCAAGAAGCTGAAGGCGATCGTCGCGCCGCTCTTCGTCGCCGTCTCAGGCTCGCAGCGCTCGCTGCCGCTCTTCGATTCAATGGAGTTGCTCGGCCGCGCGGTCGTGCGCCAGCGCCTGAAGGTGGCGTCTCAGGTCGTCGCTTCGATGGTCGGCGGCGGAAAGTAAGGACAAGACGATGAATCAGACGACTGAAAACGCCGGCCTTTCCTCCGACGCGACCGAGGTTCGCGCCCAGAAGCTGAAACTCCTGCGCGAGCAGGTCGGCGACGTCTACCCGGCGCATTTCCATCGCACCATCACCAATGCGGAACTTGCCGAAAAATACGCCGGGCTCGAACCGGAGACGGAAAGCGGCGAGACGGTAACGGTCGCCGGCCGCGTCTTCTCCTCGCGCAATTCCGGCATGTTCATCGATATCCATGACGCATCCGGCAAGATCCAGATCTTCTCGCACAAGGATACGGCGCCGGAAGAGGCGCGGGCCCTGCTCCCGATGATCGACCTCGGCGATATCATCGGCGTCACCGGCGAGGTGCGGCGCACCAAGCGGGGCGAGCTGACGGTGAACGCGAAAGAGATCACCATGCTCTGCAAGTCGCTTTTGCCGATGCCGGAGAAGTATCACGGCCTCGCCGACATCGAGACCCGCTACCGCAAGCGCTATCTCGACATCATGGTCAACGAGGAGTCCAAGCTGCGCTTTCAGCAGCGCAGCCGCATCGTCTCGAGCCTGCGCCGCTTCCTTGAGGACGAGAGCTTCATGGAAGTGGAAACGCCGATGCTGCAGCCGATCTATGGCGGTGCGACGGCCGAACCCTTCAAGACCCATCACAACACGCTGAAGCTCGACATGTATCTGCGCATCGCGCCCGAGCTTTACCTGAAGCGCGTTCTCGTTTCCGGCCTCACCGACAAGGTGTTCGAAATCAACCGCAACTTCCGCAACGAAGGCGTCTCCACCCGGCACAATCCGGAATTCACGATGATGGAGTGCTATTGGGCCTATGCGGATTACGAGGACATGATGGGCCTCGTCGAACGCATGTTCGAGGCGCTGGCGCTGGCGGTGCACGGTAAGACCGAGTTCGAATTCGGCGACAAGCAGCTCTCTTTCAAGGGACCATTCCCGCGCGTCTCCATGCCGGCGGCCGTAAAGGAGGCGACCGGCATCGATTTCCTTGCGATTAAGACCGATGAGGAAGCCCGCGAGGCCGCAAGAATGGCCGGTTTCGAGATCGAGAAGGACGCGACGTGGGGCGAAGTTCTCGCTTTCGTCTTCGAGGAAAGGGTCGAGGCGACGCTCATACAGCCCGCCCACGTCGTCCACTTCCCCAAGGATATCTCGCCCTTCGCCAAGGAAGTGCCGGGCGAGCCGCGGCTCGTGGAGCGCTTCGAGACCTATTGCAACGGCTGGGAGATCGGCAATGCCTTCTCCGAGC includes:
- a CDS encoding TerC family protein, which produces MQEILTLVQSPEAWVALVTLIVMEVVLGIDNLIFISILTNKLPAAHRVSARRIGIGLALIMRLALLGTIAWIVQLTQPVFEAFGHGFSWKDMILIAGGLFLVWKATKEIHHSVDPKDHAEDFIATSAINSFTAAIGQILLLDLVFSVDSIITAVGMTPHLPIMVAAVVVAVTVMLLAATPLANFIERNPTIVMLALAFLLMIGTTLIAEGMGFHVPKGYVYAAMAFSALVEGLNMMARNARLKRRAEKLH
- a CDS encoding AraC family transcriptional regulator, whose product is MSAIGRAIWFIESHFARDISLEQIAEAAGLSRYHLSRVFGLATGRSISTYIRGRRLSGAARLLADGNSTILEVALDAGYGSHEAFTRAFREQFGVTPESIRKQGHFRNIELMEPIRMDDTRTLKIDAPRFEDGPALLLAGLAETYTYNRTEGIPSLWQRFNTYFGNIPGQRGNVAYGVCTHADAATGSFRYMAAVEVEDADSLPNGFSTLKLPKQRYAVFLHRGHISAISNTAQHIFGSWFPQSGLEHGQTPDLIERYDERFDPETGQGVVEMWVPIKE
- the lysS gene encoding lysine--tRNA ligase encodes the protein MNQTTENAGLSSDATEVRAQKLKLLREQVGDVYPAHFHRTITNAELAEKYAGLEPETESGETVTVAGRVFSSRNSGMFIDIHDASGKIQIFSHKDTAPEEARALLPMIDLGDIIGVTGEVRRTKRGELTVNAKEITMLCKSLLPMPEKYHGLADIETRYRKRYLDIMVNEESKLRFQQRSRIVSSLRRFLEDESFMEVETPMLQPIYGGATAEPFKTHHNTLKLDMYLRIAPELYLKRVLVSGLTDKVFEINRNFRNEGVSTRHNPEFTMMECYWAYADYEDMMGLVERMFEALALAVHGKTEFEFGDKQLSFKGPFPRVSMPAAVKEATGIDFLAIKTDEEAREAARMAGFEIEKDATWGEVLAFVFEERVEATLIQPAHVVHFPKDISPFAKEVPGEPRLVERFETYCNGWEIGNAFSELNDPVEQRARMVEQMEQAHARGETEKTLDEDFLEAMDQGMPPAGGLGIGVDRLIMLLTNSPSIRDIILFPARRHKVD
- the gltX gene encoding glutamate--tRNA ligase — translated: MADSGVRVRIAPSPTGEPHVGTAYIALFNYLFAKKHGGEFILRIEDTDATRSTPEFEKKVLDALEWCGLKWSEGPDIGGPYGPYRQSDRKDIYKPYVEKIVANGHGFRCFCTPERLEEMREAQRAAGKPPKYDGLCLSLAAEEVTSRVAAGEPHVVRMKIPTEGSCKFHDGVYGDVEIPWDAVDMQVLLKADGMPTYHMANVVDDHLMKITHVARGEEWLASVPKHILIYQYLGLEPPKFMHLSLMRNADKSKLSKRKNPTSISYYTALGYLPEALMNFLGLFFIQIAEGEELLTVDELAEKFDPENLSKAGAIFDVQKLDWLNARWIREKLSEEEFAARVFAWARENDRLMEGLKLSQSRISKLGELPDLAAFLFKSDLGLQPAAFAGVKASPEDMLEILNTVQPHLEKILEWNKESIEAELRAVAEATGKKLKAIVAPLFVAVSGSQRSLPLFDSMELLGRAVVRQRLKVASQVVASMVGGGK